The following proteins are encoded in a genomic region of Nerophis lumbriciformis linkage group LG23, RoL_Nlum_v2.1, whole genome shotgun sequence:
- the LOC133622241 gene encoding uncharacterized protein, with the protein MAPVCALACRLSLSALFVFVLFASVVVSVNSLLVYDRQTLLDLCPSLTGMVNFHVGFSKSQAPYSPSRIPAFLSRPQAPLPRRRRHRRRGKRGGQLAFAGSRRLLACSCRRFAGGSSPLSLLLSLPPEARGEFPPPGSAAALDAPAPVKFGLVNARSLTNKTFILKDLFISRGLDFLCVTETWLRTGEFAPLNELSSPECLYFNSPRSSGRKGGGLAVVFKNDFKCRQIRLQSSFSSFKLCMFELGLSDVVLCAVVYRPPKYHKDFLNDFSEFLAEILAQI; encoded by the exons atggcgccagtatgcgctttggcctgccgtctctcgctgtcagctctgtttgtTTTTGTGCTGTTCGCGTCTGTTGTCGTCTCTGTCAACTCTTTGCTTGTGTATGATCGCCAAACGCTGTTGGATCTTTGTCCCTCTCTCACGGGTATGGTCAATTTCCACGTTGGTTTTTCGAAGTCCCAGGCGCCGTACTCACCcagccggattcctgccttcctttcccgcccccaaGCTCCTCTACCCCGGCGAAGGCGTCACCgccgccgcggtaaacgtggcggccagctg GCGTTTGCTGGATCCCGCCGGCTCCTGGCTTGTTCCTGTCGTCGGTTTGCAGGGGGAAGCTCACCCCtatcgctcctgctgtccctgcccccggaggcgcggggtgaatTCCCGCCACCTGGATCAGCAGCGGCCTTGGACGCGCCGGCCCCCGTCAAGTTCGGTCTTgttaacgcaagatctttgacaaacaaaacatttatcctgaaggatttattCATTTctcgcggactggacttcctctgtgtgacggagacgtGGCTGAGAACTGGTGAGttcgcccctcttaatgaactttcaTCACCGGAGTGCTTGTATTTTAATTCTCCGCGGTCGTCCggccgaaaaggaggaggattagcagtcgtttttaaaaatgactttaaatgtcgtCAGATCCGCCTGCAATCCTCTTTTTCAAGCTTCAAActatgcatgtttgaactgggtctttctgatgtcgtcctgtgtgccgtcgtctatcgaccacccaagtaccataaAGACTTTCTaaatgacttttctgaatttctggccgAAATCCtcgcccaaatatga
- the suox gene encoding sulfite oxidase, mitochondrial isoform X2 has product MLLLRRCRGLTPCGGLAPQRGQEWPRALRLASSSSRDEQRSQHGGHALGWKQAFAGVLAGTGAVLAYGLHHHQAQHTDAVSVHAQLSHLPVFSQEEVTKHRTLQDGVWVTYKGGVYDITDFVAMHPGGDKILLAAGGALEPFWALYAVHEQDHVLDILSEYRVGELSAEDQKKQQSLSSSDPYSSDPQRHPALCVNSLKPFNAEPPPEILSDSYITPSAIFFKRNHLPVPRVDPASYELLVEGAPGGGLRLSLEDLKSRFPRHAVTATLQCAGNRRSEMNQVKHVKGLNWGIAAIGTATWAGARLRDVLQAAGYGPDTARWARHVQFEGLDKDATGTTYGASIPLNKALSEDGDVLLAYEMNGEPLPADHGFPVRVVVPGTVGARNVKWLAKITVSAEESGSHWQQNDYKGFSPATDWDSVDFKSAPAIQELPVQSAVTTPADGTVVSRDDEQLTVKGYAWSGGGREVVRVDVSLDGGKTWQVARLKAGEELSPPPGRAWAWKLWEVTAALPPHTRQLEIVCKAVDDSYNVQPDSVAPIWNLRGVLSNAWHRVRVQVRDE; this is encoded by the exons ATGCTGCTGCTTCGACGCTGCCGAGGTCTGACTCCATGTGGTGGTCTGGCTCCTCAAAG AGGCCAAGAGTGGCCGCGTGCGCTTCGTCTGGCGAgcagcagcagccgtgatgagcaGAGGTCCCAACATGGTGGACACGCTCTTGGCTGGAAGCAGGCCTTCGCGGGTGTGCTGGCTGGGACAGGAGCCGTTCTGGCTTATGGTCTGCACCACCACCAG GCGCAGCACACGGACGCCGTCAGCGTCCACGCCCAACTCTCCCATCTTCCCGTCTTCAGCCAGGAGGAGGTCACCAAGCACCGCACGCTGCAAGATGGCGTGTGGGTCACCTACAAAGGCGGCGTCTATGACATCACAGACTTTGTCGCCATGCACCCCGGCGGCGATAAAATCCTGCTGGCGGCGGGCGGCGCCCTGGAACCCTTTTGGGCGCTGTACGCCGTGCACGAGCAGGACCACGTGTTGGACATCCTCTCTGAATACAGG GTGGGCGAGTTGAGCGCCGAGGACCAGAAGAAGCAGCAGAGTCTGTCATCCAGCGACCCCTACTCCTCCGACCCCCAGCGACACCCCGCCCTGTGCGTCAACAGCCTGAAGCCCTTCAACGCCGAACCGCCTCCCGAAATCCTTTCCGACAGCTACATCACGCCGTCCGCCATCTTCTTCAAGAGGAACCACTTGCCTGTCCCGCGCGTGGACCCCGCCTCCTACGAGCTGCTGGTGGAGGGAGCGCCCGGAGGAGGTCTGCGCCTCTCCCTGGAGGACTTGAAGAGCCGCTTCCCCAGGCACGCGGTCACGGCCACACTGCAGTGCGCCGGCAACCGCCGCTCCGAGATGAACCAGGTCAAGCATGTGAAGGGGCTGAACTGGGGCATCGCTGCCATCGGGACCGCCACCTGGGCCGGCGCTCGCCTCAGGGACGTGCTGCAGGCGGCCGGCTACGGCCCGGACACGGCCCGCTGGGCTCGCCACGTTCAGTTTGAGGGGCTGGACAAGGACGCGACGGGAACGACTTACGGCGCTTCCATCCCTCTGAACAAGGCGCTGAGCGaggacggcgacgtgctgctggcgTACGAGATGAACGGCGAGCCTCTTCCCGCCGACCACGGCTTCCCCGTGCGGGTGGTGGTGCCGGGAACGGTCGGCGCCCGGAACGTGAAGTGGCTGGCCAAGATCACAGTCAGCGCCGAGGAGAGCGGCAGCCACTGGCAGCAGAACGACTACAAAGGCTTCTCGCCCGCCACCGACTGGGACTCCGTCGACTTCAAGTCCGCCCCCGCCATCCAGGAGCTGCCCGTCCAGTCCGCCGTCACCACGCCCGCCGACGGAACCGTGGTCTCCCGCGACGACGAGCAGCTGACGGTGAAGGGCTACGCGTGGAGCGGCGGAGGACGAGAAGTGGTGCGCGTGGACGTGTCTCTGGACGGGGGCAAGACTTGGCAGGTGGCCCGGCTGAAGGCCGGCGAGGAGCTTTCGCCCCCACCCGGCAGAGCCTGGGCCTGGAAGCTCTGGGAGGTCACGGCAGCGCTCCCGCCCCATACCCGGCAGCTGGAGATAGTCTGCAAGGCGGTGGACGACAGCTACAACGTGCAGCCGGACTCTGTCGCTCCCATCTGGAACCTGAGAGGCGTGCTGAGCAACGCCTGGCACCGGGTGAGGGTGCAGGTACGGGACGAATAG
- the suox gene encoding sulfite oxidase, mitochondrial isoform X1, translating to MFPQNIDAMLLLRRCRGLTPCGGLAPQRGQEWPRALRLASSSSRDEQRSQHGGHALGWKQAFAGVLAGTGAVLAYGLHHHQAQHTDAVSVHAQLSHLPVFSQEEVTKHRTLQDGVWVTYKGGVYDITDFVAMHPGGDKILLAAGGALEPFWALYAVHEQDHVLDILSEYRVGELSAEDQKKQQSLSSSDPYSSDPQRHPALCVNSLKPFNAEPPPEILSDSYITPSAIFFKRNHLPVPRVDPASYELLVEGAPGGGLRLSLEDLKSRFPRHAVTATLQCAGNRRSEMNQVKHVKGLNWGIAAIGTATWAGARLRDVLQAAGYGPDTARWARHVQFEGLDKDATGTTYGASIPLNKALSEDGDVLLAYEMNGEPLPADHGFPVRVVVPGTVGARNVKWLAKITVSAEESGSHWQQNDYKGFSPATDWDSVDFKSAPAIQELPVQSAVTTPADGTVVSRDDEQLTVKGYAWSGGGREVVRVDVSLDGGKTWQVARLKAGEELSPPPGRAWAWKLWEVTAALPPHTRQLEIVCKAVDDSYNVQPDSVAPIWNLRGVLSNAWHRVRVQVRDE from the exons ATGTTTCCACAGAACATCGATGCCATGCTGCTGCTTCGACGCTGCCGAGGTCTGACTCCATGTGGTGGTCTGGCTCCTCAAAG AGGCCAAGAGTGGCCGCGTGCGCTTCGTCTGGCGAgcagcagcagccgtgatgagcaGAGGTCCCAACATGGTGGACACGCTCTTGGCTGGAAGCAGGCCTTCGCGGGTGTGCTGGCTGGGACAGGAGCCGTTCTGGCTTATGGTCTGCACCACCACCAG GCGCAGCACACGGACGCCGTCAGCGTCCACGCCCAACTCTCCCATCTTCCCGTCTTCAGCCAGGAGGAGGTCACCAAGCACCGCACGCTGCAAGATGGCGTGTGGGTCACCTACAAAGGCGGCGTCTATGACATCACAGACTTTGTCGCCATGCACCCCGGCGGCGATAAAATCCTGCTGGCGGCGGGCGGCGCCCTGGAACCCTTTTGGGCGCTGTACGCCGTGCACGAGCAGGACCACGTGTTGGACATCCTCTCTGAATACAGG GTGGGCGAGTTGAGCGCCGAGGACCAGAAGAAGCAGCAGAGTCTGTCATCCAGCGACCCCTACTCCTCCGACCCCCAGCGACACCCCGCCCTGTGCGTCAACAGCCTGAAGCCCTTCAACGCCGAACCGCCTCCCGAAATCCTTTCCGACAGCTACATCACGCCGTCCGCCATCTTCTTCAAGAGGAACCACTTGCCTGTCCCGCGCGTGGACCCCGCCTCCTACGAGCTGCTGGTGGAGGGAGCGCCCGGAGGAGGTCTGCGCCTCTCCCTGGAGGACTTGAAGAGCCGCTTCCCCAGGCACGCGGTCACGGCCACACTGCAGTGCGCCGGCAACCGCCGCTCCGAGATGAACCAGGTCAAGCATGTGAAGGGGCTGAACTGGGGCATCGCTGCCATCGGGACCGCCACCTGGGCCGGCGCTCGCCTCAGGGACGTGCTGCAGGCGGCCGGCTACGGCCCGGACACGGCCCGCTGGGCTCGCCACGTTCAGTTTGAGGGGCTGGACAAGGACGCGACGGGAACGACTTACGGCGCTTCCATCCCTCTGAACAAGGCGCTGAGCGaggacggcgacgtgctgctggcgTACGAGATGAACGGCGAGCCTCTTCCCGCCGACCACGGCTTCCCCGTGCGGGTGGTGGTGCCGGGAACGGTCGGCGCCCGGAACGTGAAGTGGCTGGCCAAGATCACAGTCAGCGCCGAGGAGAGCGGCAGCCACTGGCAGCAGAACGACTACAAAGGCTTCTCGCCCGCCACCGACTGGGACTCCGTCGACTTCAAGTCCGCCCCCGCCATCCAGGAGCTGCCCGTCCAGTCCGCCGTCACCACGCCCGCCGACGGAACCGTGGTCTCCCGCGACGACGAGCAGCTGACGGTGAAGGGCTACGCGTGGAGCGGCGGAGGACGAGAAGTGGTGCGCGTGGACGTGTCTCTGGACGGGGGCAAGACTTGGCAGGTGGCCCGGCTGAAGGCCGGCGAGGAGCTTTCGCCCCCACCCGGCAGAGCCTGGGCCTGGAAGCTCTGGGAGGTCACGGCAGCGCTCCCGCCCCATACCCGGCAGCTGGAGATAGTCTGCAAGGCGGTGGACGACAGCTACAACGTGCAGCCGGACTCTGTCGCTCCCATCTGGAACCTGAGAGGCGTGCTGAGCAACGCCTGGCACCGGGTGAGGGTGCAGGTACGGGACGAATAG